One window of the Posidoniimonas polymericola genome contains the following:
- a CDS encoding 2Fe-2S iron-sulfur cluster-binding protein: MDASFNPLLFVAGAGACALVLVGGGGTALSLLRRRTGIRSRRRQSHEAFLEQVERTAERARAKLNRSLAWEGARPLRVAAVVDECDDVKSFYFASTDGRPLPPFLPGQYLTLHVPCAAGGKQVVRCYSLSDRPREEYYRCTIKRQGPPGDQPELPPGIGSNFLHDHVHTDDVLPCEAPRGPFYLAAQGDEPVVLIGGGIGLTPMVSMANTLAQTNPTRRVYLFAGVRNRGEFPFRDHLRSLAESLPDFKLFSVFSRPTSQDADHKDFDHHGRITVDYLRTVLPSCNFPFYLCGPPALMQSLVPGLLEWGVPDDQIHFEAFGPASVRLPSDRNPAAEAIGEPVRFERQGKEFVWEAGDDSLLDVAVKHGVPVESGCRAGNCGQCALKVLAGKVATLRTPGATPPDGHCLACVSVPDGPLVVDA; this comes from the coding sequence ATGGACGCTTCCTTCAATCCGCTGCTGTTTGTCGCTGGGGCAGGCGCGTGCGCGTTGGTCTTGGTCGGCGGCGGCGGAACGGCCCTCTCGCTGCTGCGTCGCCGCACCGGCATCCGCTCCCGGCGTCGGCAGAGCCACGAGGCGTTCCTCGAGCAGGTCGAACGCACCGCCGAACGCGCCCGGGCGAAGCTCAACCGCTCGCTCGCGTGGGAGGGCGCCAGACCGCTACGCGTCGCCGCGGTGGTCGACGAGTGCGACGACGTGAAGTCGTTTTACTTTGCGTCGACCGACGGGCGGCCGCTGCCGCCGTTCCTGCCGGGCCAGTACCTCACGCTCCACGTGCCGTGCGCCGCCGGCGGCAAGCAGGTAGTGCGGTGCTACTCGCTCTCCGACCGACCCCGCGAAGAATACTACCGCTGCACGATCAAACGCCAAGGCCCGCCCGGCGACCAGCCCGAGCTGCCGCCGGGGATCGGCAGCAACTTCCTGCACGACCACGTGCACACCGACGACGTCCTGCCGTGCGAGGCGCCCCGCGGGCCGTTCTACCTCGCCGCTCAGGGGGACGAGCCGGTGGTGCTGATCGGCGGTGGCATTGGGCTGACGCCGATGGTCAGCATGGCGAACACGCTCGCCCAGACCAACCCGACCCGGCGGGTCTACCTGTTCGCCGGCGTCCGCAACCGCGGCGAGTTCCCCTTCCGCGACCACCTGCGGTCGTTGGCCGAATCGCTGCCCGATTTCAAGCTGTTCTCGGTCTTCTCCCGGCCGACCAGCCAGGACGCCGACCACAAGGACTTTGACCACCACGGCCGGATCACGGTCGACTACCTGCGGACGGTGCTCCCGTCTTGCAACTTCCCGTTCTACTTGTGCGGCCCGCCGGCGCTGATGCAGTCGCTCGTGCCGGGGCTGCTGGAGTGGGGCGTGCCCGACGATCAGATCCACTTCGAGGCCTTCGGCCCGGCCAGCGTGCGGCTGCCGAGCGACCGCAACCCGGCCGCCGAGGCGATCGGCGAGCCGGTCCGCTTCGAGCGCCAGGGCAAGGAATTTGTCTGGGAGGCCGGCGATGACTCGCTGCTGGACGTCGCGGTCAAGCACGGCGTGCCGGTCGAGTCGGGCTGCCGCGCCGGCAACTGCGGCCAGTGCGCCCTGAAGGTGCTGGCTGGCAAGGTCGCCACGCTCCGGACTCCGGGCGCCACGCCCCCCGACGGCCACTGCCTGGCCTGCGTCAGCGTGCCCGATGGGCCGCTGGTGGTGGACGCTTAG
- a CDS encoding alpha-L-fucosidase has translation MKLLASIALTLLLTCSTGVSLAEEKYEPTWESLRRHTPAPEWFRDAKFGVYFHWGVYSVPAYSNEWYPRNMHLTDTDVYRRHRDKYGEPTDYPYDKFVDDFTAEHFDADAWVELFEQAGAKFVGPVAEHHDGFAMWDSELTPWNAADRGPHRDIMGQVAAAARSRGMKVVATFHHARNNLWQKKAGDPGSWTGHYDGAKRNFPSVLEDPDRAFLYGYMPRDKFLDLWLGKLTEVIDNYSPDLIWFDSWLDEIPEEQRQEFLAYYFNHAAEHGQQVLVTYKQEDMPQDVCVLDLEKGGMDKQTDFTWLTDDTISLGSWCYTDNLRVKPTRVVLHSLIDIVSKNGQLLLNVSPTADGVIPDDQRKVLLELGEWLGQYGEAIYSTRPFTTYGHGPTTAGKGHFGGIALDQGYTAQDVRYTQHGDVVYALVLGWPGAGAKTLLEGFAGDGSRVTGVELLGSDAKIAFEQTDDGVSVTAPEAAPNELAVVYKLTVEK, from the coding sequence GTGAAACTGCTAGCATCGATCGCCCTCACGCTGCTGCTTACCTGCTCGACGGGCGTGTCGCTCGCCGAGGAGAAGTACGAACCGACCTGGGAGTCGCTGCGGCGGCACACCCCGGCGCCCGAGTGGTTCCGCGACGCCAAGTTCGGCGTCTACTTCCACTGGGGCGTGTACAGCGTCCCCGCGTACAGCAACGAGTGGTACCCGCGCAACATGCACCTCACGGACACTGACGTCTACCGGCGCCACCGGGACAAGTACGGCGAGCCCACCGACTACCCGTACGACAAGTTTGTCGACGACTTCACGGCCGAGCACTTCGACGCCGACGCGTGGGTCGAGCTGTTCGAGCAGGCCGGAGCCAAGTTTGTCGGCCCGGTGGCCGAGCACCACGATGGCTTCGCGATGTGGGACAGCGAACTCACCCCCTGGAACGCCGCCGACCGCGGCCCGCACCGCGACATCATGGGCCAGGTCGCCGCCGCCGCCCGCAGCCGCGGCATGAAGGTGGTCGCCACGTTCCACCACGCCCGCAACAACCTGTGGCAGAAGAAGGCCGGCGACCCGGGCAGCTGGACCGGCCACTACGACGGCGCCAAGCGGAACTTCCCCAGCGTGCTCGAGGACCCCGATCGGGCGTTCTTGTACGGCTACATGCCGCGCGACAAGTTCCTCGACCTGTGGCTCGGCAAGCTGACCGAGGTAATCGACAACTACAGCCCCGACCTGATCTGGTTCGACAGCTGGCTTGACGAGATCCCCGAAGAGCAGCGGCAGGAGTTCCTCGCCTACTACTTCAACCACGCCGCCGAGCACGGCCAGCAGGTGCTGGTCACCTACAAGCAAGAAGACATGCCGCAGGACGTCTGCGTGCTGGACCTCGAGAAGGGGGGCATGGACAAGCAGACCGACTTCACCTGGCTCACCGACGACACCATCAGCCTCGGCAGCTGGTGCTACACGGACAACCTGCGGGTCAAGCCGACGCGCGTCGTGCTGCACAGCCTGATCGACATCGTCAGCAAGAACGGCCAGCTGCTGTTGAACGTGTCGCCCACAGCCGACGGCGTGATCCCCGACGACCAGCGCAAGGTGCTGCTCGAACTAGGTGAGTGGCTCGGCCAATACGGCGAGGCGATCTACAGCACCCGCCCGTTCACAACCTACGGCCACGGCCCCACCACGGCCGGCAAGGGCCACTTCGGCGGCATCGCCCTCGACCAGGGCTACACCGCCCAGGACGTCCGCTACACGCAGCACGGCGATGTTGTGTACGCCCTGGTGCTCGGCTGGCCCGGCGCCGGGGCGAAGACGCTGCTCGAGGGCTTCGCCGGCGACGGGTCCAGAGTGACCGGCGTCGAGTTGCTCGGCTCCGACGCTAAGATCGCCTTCGAGCAAACCGACGACGGCGTTAGCGTGACCGCGCCGGAGGCGGCGCCGAATGAGCTGGCGGTTGTCTACAAGCTGACGGTCGAGAAGTGA
- a CDS encoding multiheme c-type cytochrome: MLIAFVLAASAAAQETPDLPKCDPAKVLGDEACAKCHQQEVNQWRLTPHYRTFDILHRKPEAKAIADKLGLRSVKRNDTCVRCHYTQQEQRGRARVIAGVSCESCHGAAADWVNLHADYGGPNVTKQMESAEHKKQRRQASVAAGMNNPSDIYLIARQCLGCHTTPDEQLVNVGGHNAGSAGFELVSWSQGIVRHNFQRTDGQSNAPSSVEQLRVMYLVGAMADLEMSLRAVAKATTAANFGQQAAARAARVKQRLWEAQRLLDDRLIAKALDAVAELELTLDNADAILNAANRVGKAAQEFSKTADGATLAAIDPLLPTADKYKN, encoded by the coding sequence TTGCTGATCGCGTTCGTGTTGGCCGCTAGCGCGGCCGCGCAGGAGACACCCGACCTGCCCAAGTGCGACCCGGCCAAGGTGCTCGGCGACGAGGCCTGCGCCAAGTGCCACCAGCAGGAGGTCAACCAGTGGCGGCTCACGCCGCACTACCGCACATTCGACATCCTGCACCGCAAGCCGGAGGCCAAGGCGATTGCCGACAAGCTGGGCCTCCGCTCGGTCAAGCGAAACGACACCTGCGTCCGCTGCCACTACACGCAGCAGGAGCAACGCGGCCGCGCGCGGGTGATCGCCGGCGTGAGCTGCGAGTCGTGCCACGGCGCGGCGGCCGACTGGGTCAACCTGCACGCCGACTACGGCGGCCCCAACGTCACCAAGCAGATGGAGTCGGCCGAGCACAAGAAGCAACGCCGCCAGGCGAGCGTTGCGGCCGGCATGAACAACCCGTCGGACATCTACCTGATCGCCCGCCAGTGCCTCGGCTGCCACACCACGCCCGACGAGCAGCTAGTAAACGTCGGCGGCCACAACGCGGGCAGCGCCGGCTTCGAGCTGGTGAGCTGGTCGCAGGGAATCGTGCGGCACAACTTCCAGCGGACCGACGGCCAGTCGAACGCCCCCAGCAGCGTCGAGCAGCTGCGGGTGATGTACCTGGTGGGCGCGATGGCCGACCTCGAGATGAGCCTCCGCGCGGTTGCCAAGGCGACTACGGCCGCCAACTTCGGTCAGCAGGCCGCCGCCCGGGCGGCGCGGGTCAAGCAGCGGCTGTGGGAGGCGCAGCGGCTGCTCGACGACCGGCTGATTGCCAAGGCGCTCGACGCGGTGGCGGAGCTCGAGCTGACGCTCGACAACGCCGACGCCATCCTCAACGCGGCTAACCGGGTCGGCAAGGCGGCGCAGGAGTTCTCCAAGACCGCCGACGGCGCGACGCTCGCCGCGATTGACCCGCTGCTGCCAACCGCCGACAAGTACAAGAACTGA
- a CDS encoding cyclic nucleotide-binding domain-containing protein: MITTQVITRPQRWDEPFDPAMDDRAVSRLLGVPPFREMDEQSFPDRLPLRAILANDTRIVNYKPGDLIIREGEYGASAYLMLHGSARIALDALEEVADKEPVKKRGRLTRAVARLWNAPLAREVRRRPRGQRNAPRLGRRGAGDHPTFFLQDIPRVIQDCYTRPLQPGEVFGEVGALTRSPRTASVFAESDCIVLEIRWQGLRDLMRYAPQMKQHVEKLYRENSLRVHLLETPLLAHLSDEQLAAVADATRFETHGSFDWHSDLLGDKPEDLFARVEREPLVAEEGALPEGLLLLRSGFGRVSQRRGDGHQTVSYIGKGAAFCAAALAHGYRTGETPPLRLSLRAVGYLDVLLIPLSVWNEVIAPSLPPEEMQALLDNYCGQQCAAETSLPARTLDFLVDRRLVNGEQTMVIDLDRCTRCDDCVRACAATHDGNPRFVRQGPIHDHFQYANACMHCVDPVCMIGCPTGAIHRDSASGVVRINDPTCIGCSTCANSCPYHNIRMVEARSPAGDILADDAGLPIIKATKCDLCSDQPTGPACQHACPHDALARLSIADSQPLAQFLNLDVLPSERPGGPV; this comes from the coding sequence TTGATCACCACCCAAGTCATCACCCGACCCCAACGCTGGGACGAGCCGTTCGACCCGGCGATGGACGACCGCGCCGTCTCGCGGCTGCTCGGCGTGCCGCCGTTCCGGGAGATGGACGAGCAGTCCTTCCCCGACCGGCTGCCGCTGCGGGCGATCTTGGCCAACGACACGCGGATCGTCAACTACAAGCCGGGCGACCTCATCATCCGCGAGGGTGAGTACGGCGCCAGCGCCTACCTGATGCTGCACGGCTCGGCCCGCATCGCGCTGGACGCGCTCGAGGAGGTGGCCGACAAGGAGCCGGTCAAGAAGCGGGGCCGCCTGACGCGGGCCGTCGCGCGGCTGTGGAACGCGCCGCTCGCCCGCGAGGTCCGACGCCGCCCCCGCGGGCAGCGGAATGCCCCGCGGCTGGGCCGACGCGGCGCCGGCGACCACCCGACGTTCTTCCTGCAGGACATCCCGCGGGTGATCCAAGACTGCTACACGCGTCCGCTGCAGCCGGGCGAGGTGTTCGGCGAGGTCGGCGCCCTGACCCGCAGCCCGCGCACGGCGTCGGTCTTCGCGGAGTCGGACTGCATCGTGCTCGAGATCCGCTGGCAGGGCCTCCGCGACCTGATGCGGTACGCCCCGCAGATGAAGCAGCACGTTGAGAAGCTGTACCGAGAGAACAGCCTCCGCGTACACCTGCTCGAGACCCCGCTCCTCGCCCACCTGTCCGACGAGCAGCTTGCCGCGGTGGCCGACGCCACCCGGTTCGAGACCCACGGCTCGTTCGACTGGCACTCGGACCTGCTGGGCGACAAGCCCGAGGACCTGTTCGCCCGCGTTGAACGCGAGCCGCTGGTCGCCGAGGAGGGCGCGCTGCCCGAGGGGCTGTTGCTGCTCCGCTCCGGCTTCGGCCGCGTCAGCCAACGTCGCGGCGACGGGCACCAGACCGTTTCGTACATCGGCAAGGGCGCCGCGTTCTGCGCGGCGGCGCTCGCCCACGGCTACCGCACCGGCGAGACGCCGCCGCTGCGGCTTTCGCTCCGCGCGGTGGGGTACCTCGACGTGCTCTTGATCCCGCTGTCGGTCTGGAACGAGGTGATCGCCCCCTCGCTGCCGCCGGAGGAGATGCAGGCGCTGCTCGACAACTACTGCGGCCAGCAGTGCGCCGCCGAGACCAGCCTGCCCGCCCGCACGCTCGACTTCCTGGTCGACCGGCGGCTGGTGAACGGCGAGCAGACGATGGTCATCGATCTCGACCGCTGCACCCGTTGCGACGACTGCGTCCGCGCGTGCGCCGCGACGCACGACGGCAACCCCCGCTTCGTGCGGCAGGGGCCGATCCACGACCACTTCCAGTACGCCAACGCCTGCATGCACTGCGTCGACCCGGTCTGCATGATCGGCTGCCCGACCGGCGCCATCCACCGCGACTCGGCGAGCGGCGTTGTGCGGATCAACGACCCGACCTGCATCGGCTGCTCGACCTGCGCCAACAGCTGCCCCTACCACAACATCCGCATGGTCGAGGCCCGCTCGCCGGCGGGCGACATCCTGGCCGACGACGCCGGGCTGCCGATCATCAAGGCGACCAAGTGCGACCTCTGCAGCGACCAACCCACCGGCCCCGCCTGCCAGCACGCCTGCCCCCACGACGCGCTCGCCCGGCTGAGCATCGCCGACAGCCAGCCGCTCGCCCAGTTCCTGAACCTCGACGTGCTGCCGAGTGAACGCCCGGGAGGCCCGGTGTGA
- a CDS encoding endonuclease III domain-containing protein has translation MAKQPPPFPALEIYDRLRAAYGPQHWWPAETPFEVIVGAVLVQNTRWENVVSAIENIHRQGRLDPHYLLALPAGELSELIRPAGVFRVKEKRLRSVLAYLVEQHGGQIESLAKTPQDQLRRELLALHGVGPETADCIVLYAAGHPSFVIDAYTRRALERHGWADKRDSYAKLQQQFEAALPRDATLFNEYHALLVELGKRHCRPKPQCAGCPLECLLPERGLRETP, from the coding sequence ATGGCGAAGCAACCACCACCGTTCCCGGCCCTCGAGATCTACGACCGCCTGCGCGCGGCGTACGGGCCGCAGCACTGGTGGCCGGCGGAGACGCCGTTTGAGGTGATCGTCGGCGCGGTGCTGGTGCAGAACACCCGCTGGGAGAACGTCGTCAGCGCGATCGAGAACATCCACCGCCAGGGCCGGCTCGACCCGCACTACCTGCTCGCGCTGCCCGCGGGGGAGCTGAGCGAGCTGATCCGCCCGGCCGGCGTGTTCCGGGTCAAGGAGAAGCGGCTGCGCTCAGTGCTGGCCTACCTAGTAGAACAGCACGGCGGCCAGATCGAGTCGCTGGCCAAGACGCCGCAGGACCAGCTGCGCCGCGAGCTGCTAGCGCTGCACGGCGTCGGACCGGAGACCGCCGACTGCATCGTGCTATACGCCGCCGGCCACCCCAGTTTCGTCATCGACGCCTACACCCGCCGGGCGCTCGAGCGGCACGGCTGGGCCGACAAACGCGACAGCTACGCCAAGCTCCAGCAGCAGTTCGAGGCCGCCCTGCCCCGCGACGCGACGCTGTTCAACGAGTACCACGCGCTCTTGGTCGAACTCGGCAAACGCCACTGCCGACCGAAGCCGCAGTGCGCGGGGTGCCCGCTGGAGTGCTTGCTGCCGGAGCGTGGGCTGCGGGAAACGCCATAG
- a CDS encoding cytochrome c3 family protein, whose translation MRRLFHDFAEGEYDRPNQRYICGQADEACACPFGPTPKGACPELAECQPVKQGDRWRCNRPATRGGPCDTDDGHGGADAGPTPDGQCCRVNKCSPRPSLRVFRGRLAWGSALLVAGALAMLIASPLKTEVLAPGPLTQPHAQLLARGDWQGRCAACHVDQDRPMLLLAVGNLTGMHAASGGTDATQSDLCMNCHQQQLAKNSALLAHGLPAGVLEHAGDDPIACSTCHREHHGAMFDLTAISSVRCQSCHQQQHDSFAGSHPDFGAWPYQRRTRVAFDHVSHMKKHHVEQKQAFDCRACHLESQGSRSLVMANYEAACGSCHDKGIAASSGAGLAIIGLPLLDLDAMEDHGVPIDDWPQQATGDFDGELPAPLKLLLADEPALVALLDKYGAGFSFFDIDPDSADDVRHAAALVAAIRQLIADAESEGQQAWADRLAKVAGHPLTDAQQKTLLAGLPVDLVARAGRGWFSGEEDEDARTPSEQAAKLPAGGWFVSDVALTLGYKPQGHADPLLTGWIELIVSLGDQHHLVREAALAELARPESPGQCLTCHSVEQTPGVNGKGGGLMVNWLPYDATRQPRGFTKFNHGPHITVSELADCTACHQLDASAETSAAYVSTNPRDFVSHFLPMTKADCAACHQPHAAGDNCAQCHNYHVDPLAAELTRTK comes from the coding sequence GTGAGACGCCTGTTCCACGACTTTGCCGAGGGCGAATACGACCGCCCCAACCAACGCTACATCTGCGGCCAGGCCGACGAGGCCTGCGCGTGCCCCTTCGGCCCCACCCCCAAGGGCGCCTGCCCCGAGCTGGCCGAGTGCCAGCCCGTTAAGCAGGGCGACCGCTGGCGCTGCAACCGGCCCGCTACCCGCGGCGGTCCCTGCGACACCGACGACGGACACGGCGGAGCCGACGCCGGCCCCACGCCCGATGGGCAGTGCTGCCGCGTCAACAAGTGCTCGCCCCGACCCAGCCTGCGGGTGTTCCGCGGGCGGCTGGCGTGGGGCTCGGCGCTCTTGGTCGCCGGCGCGTTGGCGATGCTGATCGCGTCGCCGCTGAAGACCGAGGTCCTCGCGCCCGGCCCGCTCACGCAGCCGCACGCACAGCTGCTCGCCCGCGGCGACTGGCAGGGCCGCTGCGCCGCCTGCCACGTCGATCAGGACCGGCCGATGCTGCTGCTGGCGGTCGGCAACCTGACCGGGATGCACGCCGCCAGCGGAGGGACGGACGCCACCCAGTCCGACCTCTGCATGAACTGCCACCAGCAGCAGCTCGCCAAGAATTCGGCGCTGCTCGCCCACGGCCTACCCGCCGGCGTGCTCGAGCACGCAGGCGATGACCCGATCGCGTGCTCGACCTGCCACCGCGAGCACCACGGCGCGATGTTCGACCTCACCGCGATCTCTAGCGTCCGCTGCCAGTCGTGCCACCAGCAGCAGCATGACAGCTTCGCCGGCAGCCACCCCGACTTCGGCGCCTGGCCGTACCAGCGCCGCACCCGTGTGGCGTTCGACCACGTGTCGCACATGAAGAAGCACCACGTAGAACAGAAGCAGGCGTTCGACTGCCGCGCGTGCCACCTCGAGTCACAAGGCAGCCGCAGCCTGGTGATGGCCAACTACGAGGCCGCCTGCGGCTCTTGCCATGATAAGGGGATCGCCGCCAGCAGCGGCGCCGGCCTGGCCATCATCGGCCTGCCGCTCTTGGACCTTGATGCGATGGAGGACCACGGAGTCCCTATCGACGACTGGCCCCAGCAGGCGACCGGCGACTTCGACGGCGAGCTCCCCGCACCGCTGAAGCTCTTGTTGGCCGACGAGCCGGCCCTCGTGGCACTGCTCGACAAGTACGGCGCCGGCTTCAGCTTCTTCGACATCGACCCCGACTCGGCCGACGACGTCCGCCACGCCGCCGCCCTGGTCGCCGCCATTCGCCAACTGATCGCCGACGCCGAGTCCGAGGGGCAGCAGGCGTGGGCCGACCGCCTCGCGAAGGTCGCTGGGCACCCCCTTACTGACGCCCAGCAGAAGACCCTGCTGGCCGGGCTGCCGGTCGACCTGGTCGCCCGGGCGGGACGCGGGTGGTTCAGCGGTGAAGAGGACGAAGATGCAAGAACACCAAGCGAGCAGGCCGCCAAGCTGCCGGCCGGCGGCTGGTTTGTCAGCGACGTCGCGCTCACCCTCGGCTACAAGCCGCAGGGCCACGCCGACCCGTTGTTGACTGGCTGGATCGAGCTGATTGTGTCGTTGGGCGACCAGCATCACCTGGTCCGCGAGGCGGCGCTCGCCGAGCTCGCGCGGCCCGAGTCGCCCGGCCAGTGCCTCACCTGCCACAGCGTCGAGCAGACGCCGGGCGTCAATGGCAAGGGGGGCGGGCTGATGGTCAACTGGCTGCCGTACGACGCCACCCGCCAGCCGCGCGGCTTCACGAAGTTCAACCACGGCCCGCACATCACCGTCAGCGAGCTGGCCGACTGCACCGCCTGCCACCAGCTCGACGCGTCGGCCGAGACCTCCGCCGCGTACGTGTCGACGAACCCCCGCGACTTCGTCAGCCACTTCCTGCCGATGACCAAGGCCGACTGCGCCGCGTGCCACCAACCCCACGCCGCCGGCGACAACTGCGCCCAGTGCCACAACTACCACGTGGACCCGCTGGCCGCGGAGCTGACGCGCACGAAGTAG